Genomic window (Granulicella arctica):
CGGCGCGTACGGTGCCGGCACCGTCGCTGAGTTGTACAACGTGGGGCCAACGACCTACGACGGCAAACCCGCGACAGTCTACTTCAGCAAGACGAGGACCGACTGTGTAGATGGCCACACCTGCGTGGTAGATCACGAGCGGAACGTCATTGGCGAGATCGACCCGGTGCCGTGGCAGACGGATACCTGTATCGGCGAATGGCATTACAAAGTGGGTGTGGTCTACAAGCCAGCCAAAAAAGTCATCGACATGCTGGTCGATATCGTCAGCAAGAATGGTAATCTCCTGCTCAACTTTCCTCTGCCTGCATCGGGCGAACTTGATCCGGAGGAACTCAAGGTCCTTGAAGGAATTACGGCATGGATCGCCGTGAATGGAGAGGCGATCTACGCGACGCGGCCCTGGAAGATTTATGGCGAGGGTCCGTCCACCAAGGTGGTCATAAAAGCCAGCGGTGAAGAGTTCGATCCAAACGAAGGCAAGAAGCCGGATCTTGGCGCCACCGACATGCGCTTTACCAGCAAAGGCGACACGCTCTACGTCTTTGCTATGGGCTGGCCGCAAGGGGATCTGCACGTTGCGTCCCTCGCGCTCGTTGGCGCTCAACAACCGTCCAAGGCGGTCGATGTCCGTCTCCTTGGTCACGAGCAGCCCTTGCAGTTCACGCATGACGAGCGTGGTCTGCGGGTCAGCATGCCATCCCAGCCAACCGCCACCGCCGCGATCGGTGTCGCGCTGCGCATCCGCTTCGTGTAGCTTCGGGGGCGCCGCTGGCCGCGTTTGTCCCTGTCCGGGGCACTTTGGCTTTATCGATTAGTCCACCATCTCGCATTGCTTCGAGCAGATACGAACTTTGGTACGCAAGCGCACTGCTGCTACGAACTCGCCTAACCTTCTCCATACATCTTATTGCGGAGGTACGTGTTTCTCTAGCAGGTCGGTTGCGCCACTGGGGTATTGCCTACAGCGGTGTTGCATACCCTTTTACCTGCAAAAGTGGCTCTTTCATCGCAACACTTGTTTGGCCATTATTTACGTGACCAGCTCGCCAGGATTGCTGATGATCTGATTTGCGTTCTGGCTTAGTCGTCAACCCCTTGGTGTTCGGAAGGTCCAAGTCCGAGCCGCTTGGCCATGGTAGCGAGCAGCTTGGGGCGTACGTCGGGTCTGGTCCAGGGGCAGTCCGCGATGCAGATGCCGCAGGAAGATGCTTCGGCGAAGTAGGGGATGCATTTGTCAAAGTTGACGTACCAGCGTTCGACGCCGCGTACCAATTGTTTGCTCTCGGTGATGGCCCCGGGAGGGCAGGCTTTTGTGCAGATCTGGCAGGTGGTGCAGAAGTCGTCTGCGCCGAAGCGAACTGGCGCGGTCGCGACGAGAGGCATGTCGGTTGTGACGCCAGCAAGACGGAGGCCGGCGCCGAACTGGTGGTTGATCAAGGAGCCATGCTTGCCAAGTTCGCCGAGACCGGAGGCGATGGCGGGCGGAATGAGGAGGAGCGCGCTGGCGGAAGGGCCGGGATAAGCGGTGGCGTTGTAGCCCTGGGCGCGGATCCAGTTGGCGAGGGCGAAGGAGGCGCGGGTGCCGCGGGCATACTGCTCGCCGATCTCGGTGACGCCGATGCCGTTGGTCTCGTCGGAGGGAAGCTGCTTGAGGCGTTCGTAGTTGGGCGCGAGGGCGAGGATGATGACCCAGGGATCGTCGATGGTGTAGCCACCGAAGACGTAGAGGGGGTCCATGGGCGCGATGCCGATGGCCCCGGCTTCGTGGGCGAGAGCGAAGGTGGTGGCTTCGGCGGATAGTTGAGCGGGCGGGGCCGGGTTGCGCGCTTCGGCGACGGGGACGAGTTCGGGATGGGTGTAGGCCGCGATGAAGGCGGGGCCGGAGCCGGGACATTTGCGGGAGTTGGCGCGGGCGACGTCCTGCAGGGGGCCGAAGGGGTGCTGGTCGGGGGAGTGCCAGAAGAACGGCGAGGCCTGGCGTGCAGCGGTTTCGCCCACGCCATTGATGGCGTTGCCTGAGACCTTGAGCAGGGCGATGGTCTCGGGCCGGGGGGTGTAGGTGCCGGGTTTAGGGCGCCTGGGATTCGGCAGCGAATTGCCCTGGGCGGCGGCAGGTTGGGCGGCGACGGGTTGGGGAGCGGCGAACGGAGCGGTCGACATGGTGTGTGCACCTCTACGGTACTTGCTGCGTGATTCGAGAACGGGGACTAGAACTTCAACTTGAGGGAGAGCTGGATCTGCCGCGCGGCTCCGGCAAAGGTGGGGGTGCCAAAGGTCGGATTGGCGGGGCTGGTCACGCCGTCGCCGTAGCGTTGGGGAGTGGCGCCGCCAAACTCGCCGGCACCGTAGACCTG
Coding sequences:
- a CDS encoding 4Fe-4S dicluster domain-containing protein, which gives rise to MSTAPFAAPQPVAAQPAAAQGNSLPNPRRPKPGTYTPRPETIALLKVSGNAINGVGETAARQASPFFWHSPDQHPFGPLQDVARANSRKCPGSGPAFIAAYTHPELVPVAEARNPAPPAQLSAEATTFALAHEAGAIGIAPMDPLYVFGGYTIDDPWVIILALAPNYERLKQLPSDETNGIGVTEIGEQYARGTRASFALANWIRAQGYNATAYPGPSASALLLIPPAIASGLGELGKHGSLINHQFGAGLRLAGVTTDMPLVATAPVRFGADDFCTTCQICTKACPPGAITESKQLVRGVERWYVNFDKCIPYFAEASSCGICIADCPWTRPDVRPKLLATMAKRLGLGPSEHQGVDD